The region GGTTTGTGCCATGTTCATGCTTTCCGCGTGCAATGAGCCGCGCCTGGCGGAAACAAAGGAGGCGGTGCCTCCTCCGCAAGTTGGTGTTGTGACGATCCAGCCCTCTCCCCGGCCTTTCGTCCGCGAGTTGCCAGGACGGATCGCGCCGACACAAGTGGCCGAAGTGCGCGCCCGGGTCGCGGGAATCGTGATTGAACGGCAGTTCAAACAAGGTGCCGAAGTGAAGGCAGGTGACATTCTCTATCGCATCGACCCAGCACGCTTCGAAGTCGAGCTAAGTGCTGCGCGCGCGGCTCTGGCGAAGGCGCAGGCTGGCCTCGAGCAAGCGGCGCAGCAAGCCAAACGCATCGAGACATTGACCAATAAGCTGGCCGCGTCGCAGGTCCAAAATGAAAACGCCATTGCAACATGGCGCCAGGCCGAAGCCGATGTGGCGGCGCGCAAGGCGGATGTCGCCCGGGCCATGCTGGATATCGATTACACAAGCGTCCGTGCGCCCATTAGCGGGCGAATTGGCCGCGCGCTGGTAACCGAGGGGGCGCTTGTCGGGCACGGCGAAGCAACTCACCTCGCAACAATCCAACAACTTAACCCTGTTTATGCGGACTTCACTCAATCAGCGAGTGAGCTGCAGCAACTGCGCCGGGATTTCGAAGTCGGCGCGCTCGATCAGATCGCGCCCGATGCCGCCAAGGTGCGGCTCGTGTTCGACGATGGAACGGTGTATCCCTACCCGGGCCGATTGCTTTTTTCGGATGCGAGCGTTGATCCAAGCACGGGTCAGGTTACCTTGCGGGGAGAATTCCCCAATCCGAAGAGTGAGCTTTTGCCGGGCATGTATGTCCGCGTTCAGATCGAGCAGGGAATCGATGCCGATTCTCTTTCGGTTCCGCAACAGGCGGTCCGCCGCAGCGATACCGGAGGCAGCGAGGTCTATGTGGTGCGCGCTGACAACCGGGCGCGGCTGCAACCTATTCGTTCCGGGCGCGTCGCCGACGATCAGTGGCTCGTGCTGGAGGGCCTAAAACCCGGCGACCAGGTTATTGTCGACGGCTTCCAGAAATTCGCCGCGGGTGATGTTGTGACCCCAATTCCCTGGCAGGCACAGGCTGCATCGGAATCGACATCCAAGGTTACTACAACGCGTACCGTCGATTGAACGAGGCGGATTAGATGGCTGGATTTTTCATCAACCGGCCGATTTTCGCGGTCGTGGTGGCATTGTTCATTTGCCTCGGCGGCGGGCTTTCGCTCCTGTTTTTGCCGATCGCGCAGTACCCAATTATTGCGCCACCTTCGATCTCGATCAGCACCAGCTACCCGGGCGCCTCGCCGGAAAATCTCTACAACAGCGTAACCCGCCTGATTGAGGAGGAACTCAACGGCGCCAGCGGAATCATGAGTTTCGAATCGAGCAGTGATTCCTTGGGGCAGGTCGAGATTATCGCGAATTTTGTTCCTGGCACCGATTCAAGCCTGGCTTCGGTTGAAGTCCAGAACAGAATCAAACGCGTTGAAGCGCGCCTGCCGCGCGCGGTGATCCAGCAGGGCATTCTCATCGAGGAAGCCTCAAGCGCGGTCCTGCAGATCATCACATTGCAGTCGACCGACGGCAAGTTGGATGAGATCGGACTCGGCGACTTTATGGTACGCAACATTCTGGGTGAAATCCGGCGCATCCCCGGGGTCGGCCGCGCAACTCTCTTTTCGACTGAGCGATCGTTGCGGGTTTGGATCGATCCGGTGAAACTTGTCGGCTACCAACTCACTGCCGATGACGTGACACGGGCCATCGAGGCACAGAATGCTCAGGTGGCCTCGGGAAGCGTGGGTGCCGAACCGAGCCGCGAGGGCCAGGCCGTTTCGGCAATGGTGCTGGTCAAGGGTCAGCTCAGCTCCCCCAACGAATTCGGCGCCATTGTCCTGCGCAGCAATCCGGATGGTTCGACGGTGCGGCTTCGCGATGTTGCTCGCATCGAAGTTGGCGGCATGGGCTACCAGTTTACCACACGGTTGAATGGCGAACCTGCCGCCGGTCTCTCCGTCTTGCTGGCGCCGACGGGCAATGCGCTAGCGACCGCGAACGCGGTCACCGCGAAAATGGAGGAGTTGGCGAAGGTCTTCCCAGCGGATATCAAATATGACATTCCCTATAATATCACGCCGGTTGTTGAGGCGTCGATCAAGAAGGTCATCACCACGCTCATTGAGGCCATGGTCCTCGTGTTCCTGGTGATGTTCCTGTTCTTGCAAAATATCCGCTATACGATCATTCCGGCCGTCGTCGTTCCCGTCGCTCTCATTGGCACCTGCGGCGCGCTGCTCGCATTCGGGCTATCCATCAATCTGCTCACTTTGTTCGCGATGGTTCTCGCCATCGGCATTCTTGTCGATGACGCCATCGTCGTGGTTGAAAATGTCGAGCGCATCATGTCCGAAGAAGGACTGCCGCCGCGCGAAGCGACCCGCAAAGCCATGACGCAAATCACCGGGGCAATTATCGGCATTACGCTGGTCCTCGTCGCGGTGTTCATCCCGATGGCGTTTTTTCCGGGGTCGGTCGGCATCATATACCGCCAATTTTCGGTGACGATGGCGGCGGCGATCGGTCTCTCAGCCTTCCTGGCATTGTCCCTCACTCCAGCACTTTGCGGCGTTCTACTCAAACCCGTCACCGCGGGCGATCATCATGCGAGACGGGGCTTCTTTGGCTGGTTCAACCGGCAAATGGAAACGGCGAAAACGAGCTATAGCGGAATTATCCGCTGGACGCTCCTGCGGACCGGCCGGTTGATGCTTGTCTATTTGGCGATTGTCGCGGGTCTTTTCTGGGGATTTTCACGGCTTCCCACCGGCTTCCTGCCGATTGACGATCAAGGATTCATGACCGTCGATGTGCAAACACCGCCGGAGTCATCCTTCAACCGGACTTTGGATGCGGTGAAGCAAGTCGAGGAATTCCTTCTTCACAGAAAGGGGGTCGATCAGGTCACATTTCTGACTGGCTATAGTTTTCTTGGGCAAGGTCAGAATACGGCGCAAGCCTTCGTCACCTTGGAAAATTGGAGCAAGCGCGGCAAGAATGAGTCGGCTGAAGCCATTGTGAAAGACGCCAACACGGTCTTGGCAGGGGTCCGGGATGCGAAGATTTCAGCCTTACAGCCGCCACCCATCGATAATCTGGGCAACTCCAGCGGCTTCAGCTTCCGACTGCAAGACCGGGCGCAGAAAGGATACGAACAGTTGATGCGGGCGAAGGATCAAGTCCTTGCCGCGGCAAAAGTCAGCCCGATCCTGCAAGATGTGTATGTCGAGGGGCTATCGCCGGCGCCACAGGTGGAACTTCTGATCGATCGTGAGAAGGCTTCGGCCCTTGGCGTGACGTTTCAAGACATCAACAGCACCTTGTCGACCAATCTCGGCTCGGCCTATATCAATGATTTTCCGAACCGGGGCCGTATGCAGCGGGTCATCGTGCAAGCTGATCATTCGGGACGCATGCAGACCGACGAAATTCTCGGGTTTCACGTCCAGAACAACCGCGGCCAGCTGGTTCCGTTTTCTTCCTTTGCTTCTGTCAAATGGGCGGTCGGCCCGACGCTGTTGGTTGGCTATAATTATTACCCTTCGGTGAGAATCAGTGGATCCGCCAGGCCTGGTTATTCGAGCGGCGACGCGATCGCCGAGATGGAGAGAATCGCGGATACCTTACCGCGAGGATTTGCTTATGAATGGACCGGTCAGTCGTTGCAGGAGAAGCTCGCCGGCTCTCAGGTTTCGCTGCTGCTGGGGCTCTCGGCGCTGGTGGTGTTTTTGCTGCTTGCAGCTTTGTATGAGAGCTGGACCATTCCAATATCGGTGCTGCTGGTTGTCCCGCTCGGCATGTGCGGCGCGGTTATTGCCGTGACCCTGCGGGGCATGCCGAATGATGTCTATTTCACCATCGGCCTCGTGACAATCATTGGGCTCGCTGCCAAGGACGCGATTTTAATTATCGAATTCGCCAGGACCCTCCGGGCGCAAGGCAAATCATTGTCCGAAGCCGCCATAGAGGCATCCTATCTCCGGTTTCGGCCAATTTTGATGACCGGGTTTGCATTCGTCTTCGGCGTCGCGCCAATGGTTGTTGCTTCCGGCGCGAGTTCCAAGAGTCAGCAAGCGCTTGGGACTGGCGTGATGGGCGGCATGATTGCCGTCGTTATTCTGGCTCTGCTGATGGTGCCGATGTTTTATGTTGTGGTTCAACGTTTGTTTGGCCGCCATACGTCAAGGAGCGATGGTCCCATCGAACCCATCAGAGCACCGATCGAGACTGCGGATACCTTGTCATAGCAGGCAAGCCGTATGGCTGGGGCTCGCCGCACGCATGCTCTAAAATTTGATCGTTGTACGAAGTCCAAACACCGCAGCGTCCGGGATGCGGCCGGCAAAGGGGTTGAGTGGGTTCAAGGCGCCGCCACTGGGACGAAAAATATATTGGAAATCAGGCTGCACGATTAGGCCCGGGATGATTTGAGCCTGATAGGTGAGTTCAAGAGAAACCTCGTTATCGAGGTAAGCGACGGGGCCGGGAACAAAAAATGCTTGTTCGAGCGTCCTTTCCCGCTCATCTGGCGAGATCCGCGAATAGGCTGCGGCCATCCCAAACATATCGTCCGGCCTTGCATCCCAAAGACCTATGAAATTGATACCCCCGTCGAAGTAGACATCAACGACGTTACGATCCGATGGGGCGGCCGATGCACGTGCGAAAATGCCGATTCCCTTCGTTTGATCCTCTCCGGACCGCCGCCAAATCATCTGGTCAATGACACCATAGATTCCGGTGTTGCCGGAATGGACCAGCGGATTTCCGACGACCAATGGATTGGCGAGCGACTGTCCGTTCGCGGCAAAGCGCAGATCGTCAAACTCACCGAAATGGTGCCATGCCCCGAGTTTGATCGTGCCGCGCAGCCCCGCAGAGTCCGACGATTGACTATATCTGTATTGAGCCTCGCAAAGCAGAAACGGCGGATCCCTGAGGCGGAAATTTATGCCGGCCGGATCGAGGATTTCGCCAAGTCCGGTAAATCCGGCGCCAGATGGATCGCCATTGTACAAGGCCGCGAGAAACGTGATTTGATTGGACGGAGTGAGCTTAAGGCGGACACCCGGTGTCGCGAGCGGATAATTGGGTCCGCCATTGCTCGGCAAATCAGCCCGCATGGAATCCGGCCAGCCAAACGTGCCGTCAATGTATAATGCGGCGTATTCACTGATGAAGAATTCCGTATCGGCGGACAGTTGTCCGATCCGGACCGCCAAAAGCCCGTTCAAAAGCTGCTGTTCGCCCCAGGCTTCGAACAAGCGTGTCGTAGGCCGCGCCTCAATACCGCTGACGGTCGAAATATCGAAAAGATTGTAGGTCGAGAGACCCCGCCCGTGGATGACATATGCGTTGATGTGGAATGTCGCGCCGTTCCACCCGGCGATCTTATTGAGATCGCCATCGACCGACATCTCAAAAAGACCCTCGTTCGTCGCGCCCTGCTTGACGCCGCCCGTCGGATTACCCAGCACTTCGCCGGTATAATTCAACTGCAGATTATATCCGTAATCGAGCAGGCCATTCTTGAATTGGGCGAGGACCGGGATGCTTGAAGCAATTGAGGGTTGGAGATTGGGCGGCAGCGCCTCATTTTCAGGCTCCGGCGAGTTGCCAATGGCGTCTCGCGCGTGCGCGATACCAAAAAGCGCAAACCATCCCGTGGCAAACAGCGTGCAAATCAAACCATTGAGGCGCATTCGCATTCGCCCAATAACTTTGAAGTGAAATTGGAGCGGGTGAAGGGAATCGAACCCTCGTATTCAGCTTGGAAGGCTGCTGCTCTACCATTGAGCTACACCCGCGGCACTTTTAGCCGGTGTGACCCCGGCCAATTGAAAGCCGCGGCGGCACGAAACTAGCGGTCGCTAAGAGCCAAACCTATAGGACAAGTTCGCATCTCGTCAAAGCCCGTTAGACGTTTTCCTTCTCTTGAAGTCCGTTGGCCGCTCAAGCGCAGAGTGAGTGGCATAAACGCAACATCGCGCAAAAACCTCTGCAGCTTGCCTCCGCCAAATTTTCATTTTTATCGCCTGCAACGATCGGTTTCACGCGGGCAGTTTATACTTATTCTAACTGCAAAGTCAGCAACTTAGAGACTATATAATGTAAGCATAAGTAATTGACTCACTATTATCGTGAGTTCAAATTATAGAAATACGCTAGATTAGAAACGTTGTTATCTTGGCGTAGCGTCAGTTACAGAAATACGGAGACCGGCAATGCTTGGCAAACAA is a window of Methylocapsa sp. D3K7 DNA encoding:
- a CDS encoding multidrug efflux RND transporter permease subunit, which codes for MAGFFINRPIFAVVVALFICLGGGLSLLFLPIAQYPIIAPPSISISTSYPGASPENLYNSVTRLIEEELNGASGIMSFESSSDSLGQVEIIANFVPGTDSSLASVEVQNRIKRVEARLPRAVIQQGILIEEASSAVLQIITLQSTDGKLDEIGLGDFMVRNILGEIRRIPGVGRATLFSTERSLRVWIDPVKLVGYQLTADDVTRAIEAQNAQVASGSVGAEPSREGQAVSAMVLVKGQLSSPNEFGAIVLRSNPDGSTVRLRDVARIEVGGMGYQFTTRLNGEPAAGLSVLLAPTGNALATANAVTAKMEELAKVFPADIKYDIPYNITPVVEASIKKVITTLIEAMVLVFLVMFLFLQNIRYTIIPAVVVPVALIGTCGALLAFGLSINLLTLFAMVLAIGILVDDAIVVVENVERIMSEEGLPPREATRKAMTQITGAIIGITLVLVAVFIPMAFFPGSVGIIYRQFSVTMAAAIGLSAFLALSLTPALCGVLLKPVTAGDHHARRGFFGWFNRQMETAKTSYSGIIRWTLLRTGRLMLVYLAIVAGLFWGFSRLPTGFLPIDDQGFMTVDVQTPPESSFNRTLDAVKQVEEFLLHRKGVDQVTFLTGYSFLGQGQNTAQAFVTLENWSKRGKNESAEAIVKDANTVLAGVRDAKISALQPPPIDNLGNSSGFSFRLQDRAQKGYEQLMRAKDQVLAAAKVSPILQDVYVEGLSPAPQVELLIDREKASALGVTFQDINSTLSTNLGSAYINDFPNRGRMQRVIVQADHSGRMQTDEILGFHVQNNRGQLVPFSSFASVKWAVGPTLLVGYNYYPSVRISGSARPGYSSGDAIAEMERIADTLPRGFAYEWTGQSLQEKLAGSQVSLLLGLSALVVFLLLAALYESWTIPISVLLVVPLGMCGAVIAVTLRGMPNDVYFTIGLVTIIGLAAKDAILIIEFARTLRAQGKSLSEAAIEASYLRFRPILMTGFAFVFGVAPMVVASGASSKSQQALGTGVMGGMIAVVILALLMVPMFYVVVQRLFGRHTSRSDGPIEPIRAPIETADTLS
- a CDS encoding efflux RND transporter periplasmic adaptor subunit, with protein sequence MLSACNEPRLAETKEAVPPPQVGVVTIQPSPRPFVRELPGRIAPTQVAEVRARVAGIVIERQFKQGAEVKAGDILYRIDPARFEVELSAARAALAKAQAGLEQAAQQAKRIETLTNKLAASQVQNENAIATWRQAEADVAARKADVARAMLDIDYTSVRAPISGRIGRALVTEGALVGHGEATHLATIQQLNPVYADFTQSASELQQLRRDFEVGALDQIAPDAAKVRLVFDDGTVYPYPGRLLFSDASVDPSTGQVTLRGEFPNPKSELLPGMYVRVQIEQGIDADSLSVPQQAVRRSDTGGSEVYVVRADNRARLQPIRSGRVADDQWLVLEGLKPGDQVIVDGFQKFAAGDVVTPIPWQAQAASESTSKVTTTRTVD
- a CDS encoding carbohydrate porin — protein: MRLNGLICTLFATGWFALFGIAHARDAIGNSPEPENEALPPNLQPSIASSIPVLAQFKNGLLDYGYNLQLNYTGEVLGNPTGGVKQGATNEGLFEMSVDGDLNKIAGWNGATFHINAYVIHGRGLSTYNLFDISTVSGIEARPTTRLFEAWGEQQLLNGLLAVRIGQLSADTEFFISEYAALYIDGTFGWPDSMRADLPSNGGPNYPLATPGVRLKLTPSNQITFLAALYNGDPSGAGFTGLGEILDPAGINFRLRDPPFLLCEAQYRYSQSSDSAGLRGTIKLGAWHHFGEFDDLRFAANGQSLANPLVVGNPLVHSGNTGIYGVIDQMIWRRSGEDQTKGIGIFARASAAPSDRNVVDVYFDGGINFIGLWDARPDDMFGMAAAYSRISPDERERTLEQAFFVPGPVAYLDNEVSLELTYQAQIIPGLIVQPDFQYIFRPSGGALNPLNPFAGRIPDAAVFGLRTTIKF